From Paraburkholderia sabiae, a single genomic window includes:
- a CDS encoding LysR family transcriptional regulator, with the protein MNDSNLDWSDVRIFLAIARCGTLGAAARQLGQTQPTMGRRLRALEEAVGHTLFQRTAEGFVLTDEGHAVLTYAERMEEEAHAFMRSLAGNEQQLTGSLRVSSSDWYGIHVLTPVFAAFLARHPQMSIELITDSRRYNLARREADLVFRITPFDEPDVIQRKLMHMDYALYGRIDLVAPVRGDGAGQALITMDSAFGELPDVAWIRQMLPNAHIAYASNNRGVQARMCAEGGGFAVLPCPLGDNTPGLRRIDLGEAPPGRDVWLGYHRDLKRLARLRALLDVAIERLANV; encoded by the coding sequence ATGAACGATTCGAACCTGGACTGGAGCGACGTGCGGATCTTCCTCGCGATCGCCCGCTGCGGCACGCTGGGCGCGGCTGCGCGCCAGCTCGGACAGACCCAGCCGACCATGGGCCGGCGTCTGCGCGCGCTCGAGGAAGCCGTCGGTCACACGCTCTTTCAGCGCACGGCCGAAGGCTTCGTGCTGACCGACGAAGGCCACGCCGTGCTGACCTACGCCGAGCGCATGGAAGAAGAAGCGCACGCGTTCATGCGTTCGCTCGCGGGCAACGAGCAGCAGTTGACGGGCAGTTTGCGCGTGTCGTCGTCGGACTGGTACGGCATTCATGTGCTGACGCCCGTGTTCGCTGCGTTTCTCGCGCGTCATCCGCAGATGTCGATCGAGTTGATCACCGATTCGCGGCGCTACAACCTCGCGCGGCGCGAAGCTGATCTGGTGTTTCGCATCACGCCGTTCGACGAACCGGACGTCATTCAGCGCAAGCTGATGCACATGGATTACGCGCTGTACGGGCGCATCGATCTCGTTGCGCCCGTGCGCGGCGACGGCGCGGGCCAGGCGCTGATCACGATGGATAGCGCGTTCGGCGAACTGCCCGACGTCGCGTGGATCCGTCAGATGCTGCCGAACGCGCACATCGCGTACGCCAGCAACAACCGCGGCGTGCAGGCGCGCATGTGCGCGGAAGGCGGCGGTTTCGCGGTGCTGCCGTGTCCGCTCGGCGACAACACGCCGGGCTTGCGGCGCATCGATCTCGGCGAAGCGCCGCCGGGCCGCGACGTATGGCTCGGCTACCATCGCGACCTGAAACGTCTCGCGCGTTTGCGTGCGTTGCTCGATGTCGCGATCGAACGTCTCGCGAACGTGTGA
- a CDS encoding helix-turn-helix domain-containing protein, which translates to MASSGMRKSSSGTAATAAQSVSVPPRVGEQIQRLRSERKMTLDDLSRAAGVSKSMLSEIERDKANPTIAVAWRLTNALGVSLDSLFAPQKAPDPIAVSGPHEIPTLSGHEAKYQLRVWGPIELAGKFEWYELTLQPGGALVSNAHEPGTREHLTVLNGVIDIDAAGTTKRLKAADTARYVADEPHAIRNAGKGEAKALLVVIHG; encoded by the coding sequence ATGGCAAGTTCGGGAATGCGCAAGAGTTCGTCGGGTACGGCAGCGACGGCGGCGCAGTCTGTTTCGGTTCCGCCGCGTGTTGGCGAGCAAATCCAGCGCCTGCGCAGTGAACGCAAGATGACGCTCGACGATTTGTCGCGCGCGGCGGGCGTGTCGAAATCGATGTTGTCGGAAATCGAACGCGATAAGGCGAATCCGACGATCGCCGTCGCGTGGCGGCTCACGAATGCGTTGGGTGTGAGTCTCGATTCGCTGTTCGCACCGCAGAAGGCTCCGGATCCGATTGCGGTTTCCGGTCCGCATGAGATTCCGACGTTGAGCGGCCACGAAGCGAAATATCAGTTGCGCGTCTGGGGACCGATCGAACTCGCCGGCAAATTCGAATGGTACGAATTGACGTTGCAGCCGGGCGGCGCACTCGTTTCGAATGCACACGAGCCGGGGACGCGTGAGCATTTGACGGTGCTGAACGGTGTGATCGATATCGACGCGGCGGGAACGACGAAGCGCCTGAAAGCCGCCGACACCGCGCGCTACGTCGCCGACGAACCGCATGCGATTCGCAACGCAGGCAAAGGCGAAGCGAAAGCGTTGCTTGTCGTGATTCACGGCTAA
- a CDS encoding TetR/AcrR family transcriptional regulator: MATLDDTQDIAGSARERLLDAAEALIYAGGIHATGVDAIVRQSGTARKSFYTHFESKDALVAAALERRDERWMKWFIEGTLRRGKSPRTRLLAMFDVLREWFVSEDFHGCAFLNAAGEIASPDDPIRVVAREHKERLLEFVRAQCDEYVAATGGDARRSARLSRQWLILIDGAIGVALVSGDADAALDARAAAGPLLDSASANSRSSNRRAST, translated from the coding sequence ATGGCTACTCTCGACGACACACAAGACATCGCCGGTAGCGCGCGCGAGCGCCTGCTCGATGCAGCGGAAGCGCTGATTTACGCGGGCGGCATCCACGCGACGGGCGTCGATGCGATCGTCCGGCAATCGGGCACCGCGCGCAAAAGCTTCTACACGCATTTCGAATCGAAAGATGCGCTGGTCGCGGCTGCGCTGGAGCGGCGCGACGAACGCTGGATGAAATGGTTTATCGAAGGCACGCTGCGCCGTGGCAAGAGTCCGCGCACGCGTCTGCTCGCGATGTTCGACGTATTGCGCGAATGGTTCGTGTCGGAAGATTTTCACGGCTGCGCGTTTCTCAACGCCGCGGGCGAAATCGCGTCGCCTGACGATCCGATCCGCGTCGTCGCGCGCGAACACAAGGAACGGCTGCTCGAATTCGTGCGCGCGCAATGCGACGAATACGTGGCAGCGACGGGCGGCGACGCGCGGCGCTCGGCGCGGCTGTCGCGGCAATGGCTGATTCTGATCGACGGCGCGATCGGTGTCGCGCTCGTCAGCGGCGACGCCGACGCCGCACTCGACGCGCGCGCCGCTGCCGGCCCGCTGCTCGATTCCGCAAGTGCAAATTCCCGCTCGTCCAACCGGCGAGCGTCCACCTGA
- a CDS encoding nuclear transport factor 2 family protein — protein sequence MADIERRPPVPPFTRETAIQKVRAAEDAWNTREPERVSLAYTPDSKWRNRSEFPVGRAEIVTFLQRKWARELDYRLIKELWAFTDNRIAVRFAYEWHDDSGNWFRSYGNENWEFDENGLMAYRHASINDKPIREEERLYRWPLGRRPDDHPGLSELGL from the coding sequence ATGGCCGATATCGAAAGACGTCCACCCGTCCCGCCGTTCACGCGCGAGACGGCCATCCAGAAAGTGCGCGCCGCTGAAGATGCATGGAATACGCGCGAGCCGGAGCGCGTGTCGCTCGCGTACACGCCGGACAGCAAATGGCGCAACCGTTCGGAGTTCCCGGTGGGGCGCGCCGAGATCGTCACGTTCCTGCAGCGCAAGTGGGCGAGGGAACTGGACTATCGGCTGATCAAGGAACTGTGGGCGTTCACCGACAACCGCATCGCAGTTCGCTTCGCTTACGAGTGGCACGACGATTCGGGCAACTGGTTCCGTTCATATGGCAACGAGAACTGGGAATTCGACGAAAACGGTCTGATGGCGTATCGCCACGCAAGCATCAACGACAAGCCGATCCGCGAAGAAGAGCGTCTGTATCGCTGGCCGCTGGGCCGTCGTCCGGACGATCATCCGGGGCTGTCGGAGCTGGGGCTGTAA
- a CDS encoding YceI family protein, translated as MSIVFRRAVSLSAVAIAATLCACTPLQVVTHTVTQTEARVPVGQYKLDPHHTSVIFNVDHFKYTRFTMRFDRVAGEIDWKEGGLDKSQVTVTIDAASIDTNVPQLDKMVKGTDMLDAERNPQIRFVSTRFERTGDARGKLTGDLTIRGVTQPVTLDVTFNGYGRDPLTKADTLGFSADGQFSRSKFGLTTWYPAVGDDIHVIIQTEAAKPPAG; from the coding sequence ATGAGCATCGTTTTTCGCCGTGCCGTGTCTTTGTCTGCCGTGGCGATTGCCGCGACGCTCTGCGCATGCACGCCGCTGCAGGTCGTCACGCACACGGTCACGCAAACGGAAGCGCGCGTGCCCGTCGGTCAGTACAAGCTCGACCCGCATCACACGAGCGTCATATTCAACGTCGATCACTTCAAATACACGCGCTTCACGATGCGCTTCGACCGCGTGGCGGGTGAAATCGACTGGAAGGAAGGCGGGCTGGACAAGAGCCAGGTAACGGTGACGATCGACGCGGCGAGCATCGACACGAATGTTCCGCAACTCGACAAGATGGTGAAGGGCACGGACATGCTGGATGCAGAGCGTAATCCGCAGATCCGCTTCGTGAGCACGCGTTTTGAACGCACGGGCGACGCGCGCGGCAAGCTGACGGGCGACCTGACGATACGCGGCGTGACGCAGCCGGTCACGCTCGATGTGACGTTCAACGGCTATGGCCGCGATCCGCTGACGAAAGCCGACACACTCGGCTTTTCAGCGGACGGCCAGTTCAGCCGATCGAAGTTTGGTCTGACAACGTGGTATCCCGCTGTGGGCGACGATATCCACGTCATCATTCAGACAGAGGCAGCGAAGCCGCCTGCAGGTTAA
- the tdh gene encoding L-threonine 3-dehydrogenase, producing the protein MKALAKLERATGLTLTDVKKPEVGHNDVMIRITRTAICGTDIHIWKWDDWAQKTIPVPMHVGHEYVGEIVEMGQEVRGFSIGDRVSGEGHITCGFCRNCRAGRRHLCRNTVGVGVNREGAFAEYLVIPAFNAFKIPPEISDDLAAIFDPFGNATHTALSFNLVGEDVLITGAGPIGIMAVAIAKHVGARNVVITDVNDYRLELARKMGATRAVNVSRESLRDVMNDLHMTEGFDVGLEMSGVPSAFTSMLEAMNHGGKIALLGIPPAQTAIDWTQVIFKGLEIKGIYGREMFETWYKMVAMLQSGLDLSPILTHRFAVDDFEKAFATMLSGESGKVILDWTV; encoded by the coding sequence ATGAAAGCACTGGCAAAACTCGAACGCGCAACAGGCCTCACGTTGACCGACGTGAAGAAGCCCGAAGTGGGCCACAACGATGTGATGATCCGCATCACGCGCACGGCGATCTGCGGCACGGACATTCATATCTGGAAGTGGGACGACTGGGCGCAGAAAACCATTCCCGTGCCGATGCACGTCGGTCATGAATACGTCGGCGAAATCGTCGAAATGGGCCAGGAAGTGCGCGGTTTTTCGATCGGCGATCGCGTGTCGGGCGAAGGGCACATCACGTGCGGCTTCTGTCGCAACTGTCGCGCGGGCCGCCGGCATTTGTGCCGCAACACGGTCGGCGTCGGCGTGAATCGCGAGGGCGCGTTTGCCGAATATCTCGTGATTCCAGCGTTCAACGCGTTCAAGATTCCGCCTGAAATCTCCGACGATCTCGCCGCGATCTTCGATCCGTTCGGCAACGCGACGCATACGGCGCTGTCGTTCAATCTCGTCGGCGAAGATGTTTTGATTACGGGCGCGGGACCGATCGGCATCATGGCCGTCGCGATCGCGAAGCACGTGGGCGCGCGAAATGTCGTGATCACCGACGTCAATGATTACCGCCTCGAACTCGCGCGCAAGATGGGCGCGACGCGCGCGGTGAACGTGTCGCGCGAATCGCTGCGCGACGTGATGAACGATCTGCATATGACGGAAGGCTTCGACGTGGGCCTCGAAATGTCGGGCGTGCCGAGCGCGTTCACGTCGATGCTCGAAGCGATGAACCACGGCGGCAAGATCGCGCTGCTCGGTATTCCGCCGGCGCAAACGGCGATCGACTGGACGCAGGTCATCTTCAAAGGCCTTGAAATCAAGGGCATTTATGGCCGCGAGATGTTCGAGACCTGGTACAAGATGGTCGCGATGCTGCAAAGCGGCTTGGATCTTTCGCCGATTCTCACGCACCGCTTTGCCGTCGACGATTTCGAAAAAGCGTTCGCCACGATGCTGTCGGGCGAAAGCGGAAAAGTGATTCTCGACTGGACCGTCTGA
- a CDS encoding glycine C-acetyltransferase: MRDPFLAHLRSTLDQIRADGFHKTERVIASQQSSDIQLESGADVLNFCANNYLGLANDARLIASAKDGLDKDGFGMASVRFICGTQTVHKELERALSAFLKTDDCILYSSCFDANGGLFETLLDDNDAIISDELNHASIIDGVRLSKAKRYRYKNNDLGDLEAKLREADAAGARFKLIATDGVFSMDGIIADLAGICDLADRYGALVMVDDSHAVGFIGEHGRGTPEHCGVLDRVDIITGTLGKALGGASGGYVAARQEIVDLLRQRSRPYLFSNTLTPSIAAASLTVLELLASDEGKQLRECVRANGAHFRQAMSAHGFTLVPGEHPIIPVMLGDAQLASNMADALLKEGVYVIGFSYPVVPKGRARIRTQMSAAHTAEQIDRAVDAFARVGRSLGVI, from the coding sequence ATGCGTGATCCCTTCCTCGCGCATCTGCGCAGCACGCTCGACCAGATTCGCGCCGATGGTTTTCATAAGACCGAGCGCGTGATCGCGAGTCAGCAATCGTCCGATATTCAGCTGGAGAGCGGCGCAGACGTCCTGAACTTCTGCGCGAACAATTATCTCGGGCTCGCCAACGACGCCCGCCTGATCGCCTCAGCAAAAGACGGGCTCGACAAGGACGGCTTCGGCATGGCGTCGGTGCGATTCATCTGCGGCACGCAGACCGTGCACAAAGAACTCGAGCGCGCGCTGTCCGCATTCCTGAAGACGGACGATTGCATTCTGTATTCGAGCTGCTTCGACGCGAACGGCGGCCTGTTCGAAACGCTGCTCGACGATAACGACGCGATCATCAGCGACGAACTGAATCACGCGAGCATCATCGACGGCGTGCGGCTGTCGAAGGCGAAGCGCTACCGCTACAAGAACAACGACCTCGGCGATCTCGAAGCGAAGCTGCGCGAAGCCGATGCGGCGGGCGCGCGCTTCAAGCTGATCGCGACGGACGGCGTGTTTTCGATGGACGGCATCATCGCCGATCTCGCAGGCATCTGCGATCTCGCGGACCGCTACGGCGCGCTCGTGATGGTCGACGATTCGCACGCGGTCGGCTTCATCGGCGAACATGGACGCGGCACGCCCGAACATTGCGGCGTGCTCGATCGCGTCGACATCATCACGGGCACGCTGGGCAAGGCGCTCGGCGGCGCATCGGGCGGCTACGTCGCGGCGCGCCAGGAAATCGTCGATCTGTTGCGTCAGCGCTCGCGTCCTTATCTGTTCTCGAACACGCTCACGCCGAGCATCGCGGCTGCATCGCTGACCGTGCTCGAACTTCTCGCAAGCGACGAAGGCAAGCAACTGCGCGAATGCGTGCGCGCGAACGGCGCGCACTTCCGTCAGGCGATGAGCGCGCACGGCTTCACGCTCGTGCCCGGCGAACATCCCATCATTCCCGTGATGCTCGGTGACGCGCAACTCGCGTCGAACATGGCGGATGCGCTGCTGAAAGAAGGCGTGTACGTGATCGGCTTTTCGTATCCCGTCGTGCCGAAGGGCCGCGCGCGCATTCGCACGCAGATGAGCGCCGCGCACACGGCAGAACAGATCGATCGGGCCGTCGACGCATTCGCGCGCGTCGGCCGTTCGCTTGGCGTGATCTGA